Proteins from a single region of Antechinus flavipes isolate AdamAnt ecotype Samford, QLD, Australia chromosome 2, AdamAnt_v2, whole genome shotgun sequence:
- the LOC127552069 gene encoding uncharacterized protein LOC127552069 isoform X17 yields MSEVEGTLEQRISEVEETLVQRMSEVEGTLEQRISEVEGTLEQRISEVEGTLVQRILEVEGTLVQRMLEVEGTLVQRMLEVEGTLEQRILEVEGTLVQRISEVEGTLVQRISEVEGTLEQRISEVEGTLEQRISEVEGTLEQRMLEMEGTLVQRMLEVEGTLEQRILEVEGTLEQRMSEVEGTLEQRISEVEGTLEQRMLEMEGTLVQRMLEVEGTLEQRILEVEGTLVQRISEVEGTLVQRMSEVEGTLEQRILEVEGTLEQRILEVEGTLVQRISEVEGTLVQRISEVEGTLEQRISEVEGTLEQRISEVEGTLEQNIGGGRDPGTEYRRRKGP; encoded by the exons atgtcagaggtggaaGGGACCCTAGAACAGAGAATATCGGAG GTGGAAGAGACCTTAGTacagagaatgtcagaggtggaagggaccctagaacagagaatatcggaggtggaagggaccctagaacagagaatatcggaggtggaagggaccttagtacAGAGAATATtggaggtggaagggaccttagtacAGAGAATGTtggaggtggaagggaccttagtacAGAGAATGTtggaggtggaagggaccttagaacaaagaatattggaggtggaagggaccttagtacAGAGAATATCGGag gtggaagggaccttagtacAGAGAATATCGGAGGTGGAAGGGACCCTGGAACAGAGAATATCGGAG gtggaagggaccctagaacagagaatatcggaggtggaagggaccttagaacagagaatgttggagatggaagggaccttagtacAGAGAATGTtggaggtggaagggaccttagaacaaagaatattgGAG GTGGAAGGGACcctagaacagagaatgtcagaggtgGAAGGGACCCTGGAACAGAGAATATCggaggtggaagggaccttagaacagagaatgttggagatggaagggaccttagtacAGAGAATGTtggaggtggaagggaccttagaacaaagaatattggaggtggaagggaccttagtacAGAGAATATCggaggtggaagggaccttagtacAGAGAATGTCGGAGGTGGAAGGGACCCTGGAACAGAGAATATtggaggtggaagggaccttagaacaaagaatattggaggtggaagggaccttagtacAGAGAATATCGGag gtggaagggaccttagtacAGAGAATATCGGAGGTGGAAGGGACCCTGGAACAGAGAATATCGGAGGTGGAAGGGACCCTGGAACAGAGAATATCGGAG GTGGAAGGGACCCTGGAACAGAATATCGGAGGTGGAAGGGACCCTGGAACAGAATATCGGAGGCGGAAGGGACCCTAG
- the LOC127552069 gene encoding uncharacterized protein LOC127552069 isoform X10 has protein sequence MSEVEGTLEQRISEVEGTLEQRISEVEGILEQRILEVEGTLVQRMLEVEGTLVQRMLEVEGTLEQRILEVEGTLVQRISEVEGTLVQRMLEVEGTLEQRILEVEGTLVQRISEVEGTLVQRISEVEGTLEQRISEVEGTLEQRISEVEGTLEQRMLEMEGTLVQRMLEVEGTLEQRILEVEGTLEQRMSEVEGTLEQRISEVEGTLEQRMLEMEGTLVQRMLEVEGTLEQRILEVEGTLVQRISEVEGTLVQRMSEVEGTLEQRILEVEGTLEQRILEVEGTLVQRISEVEGTLVQRISEVEGTLEQRISEVEGTLEQRISEVEGTLEQNIGGGRDPGTEYRRRKGP, from the exons atgtcagaggtggaaGGGACCCTAGAACAGAGAATATCGGAGGTGGAAGGGACCCTAGAACAGAGAATATCGGAGGTGGAAGGGATCCTAGAACAGAGAATATtggaggtggaagggaccttagtacAGAGAATGTtggaggtggaagggaccttagtacAGAGAATGTtggaggtggaagggaccttagaacaaagaatattggaggtggaagggaccttagtacAGAGAATATCGGag gtggaagggaccttagtacAGAGAATGTtggaggtggaagggaccttagaacaaagaatattggaggtggaagggaccttagtacAGAGAATATCGGag gtggaagggaccttagtacAGAGAATATCGGAGGTGGAAGGGACCCTGGAACAGAGAATATCGGAG gtggaagggaccctagaacagagaatatcggaggtggaagggaccttagaacagagaatgttggagatggaagggaccttagtacAGAGAATGTtggaggtggaagggaccttagaacaaagaatattgGAG GTGGAAGGGACcctagaacagagaatgtcagaggtgGAAGGGACCCTGGAACAGAGAATATCggaggtggaagggaccttagaacagagaatgttggagatggaagggaccttagtacAGAGAATGTtggaggtggaagggaccttagaacaaagaatattggaggtggaagggaccttagtacAGAGAATATCggaggtggaagggaccttagtacAGAGAATGTCGGAGGTGGAAGGGACCCTGGAACAGAGAATATtggaggtggaagggaccttagaacaaagaatattggaggtggaagggaccttagtacAGAGAATATCGGag gtggaagggaccttagtacAGAGAATATCGGAGGTGGAAGGGACCCTGGAACAGAGAATATCGGAGGTGGAAGGGACCCTGGAACAGAGAATATCGGAG GTGGAAGGGACCCTGGAACAGAATATCGGAGGTGGAAGGGACCCTGGAACAGAATATCGGAGGCGGAAGGGACCCTAG
- the LOC127552069 gene encoding uncharacterized protein LOC127552069 isoform X30, translated as MSEVEGTLEQRISEVEGTLEQRISEVEGTLVQRISEVEGTLVQRMLEVEGTLVQRMLEVEGTLEQRILEVEGTLVQRISEVEGTLVQRISEVEGTLEQRISEVEGTLEQRISEVEGTLEQRMLEMEGTLVQRMLEVEGTLEQRILEVEGTLEQRMSEVEGTLEQRISEVEGTLEQRMLEMEGTLVQRMLEVEGTLEQRILEVEGTLVQRISEVEGTLVQRMSEVEGTLEQRILEVEGTLEQRILEVEGTLVQRISEVEGTLVQRISEVEGTLEQRISEVEGTLEQRISEVEGTLEQNIGGGRDPGTEYRRRKGP; from the exons atgtcagaggtggaaGGGACCCTAGAACAGAGAATATCGGAGGTGGAAGGGACCCTAGAACAGAGAATATCGGAG gtggaagggaccttagtacAGAGAATATCGGag gtggaagggaccttagtacAGAGAATGTtggaggtggaagggaccttagtacAGAGAATGTtggaggtggaagggaccttagaacaaagaatattggaggtggaagggaccttagtacAGAGAATATCGGag gtggaagggaccttagtacAGAGAATATCGGAGGTGGAAGGGACCCTGGAACAGAGAATATCGGAG gtggaagggaccctagaacagagaatatcggaggtggaagggaccttagaacagagaatgttggagatggaagggaccttagtacAGAGAATGTtggaggtggaagggaccttagaacaaagaatattgGAG GTGGAAGGGACcctagaacagagaatgtcagaggtgGAAGGGACCCTGGAACAGAGAATATCggaggtggaagggaccttagaacagagaatgttggagatggaagggaccttagtacAGAGAATGTtggaggtggaagggaccttagaacaaagaatattggaggtggaagggaccttagtacAGAGAATATCggaggtggaagggaccttagtacAGAGAATGTCGGAGGTGGAAGGGACCCTGGAACAGAGAATATtggaggtggaagggaccttagaacaaagaatattggaggtggaagggaccttagtacAGAGAATATCGGag gtggaagggaccttagtacAGAGAATATCGGAGGTGGAAGGGACCCTGGAACAGAGAATATCGGAGGTGGAAGGGACCCTGGAACAGAGAATATCGGAG GTGGAAGGGACCCTGGAACAGAATATCGGAGGTGGAAGGGACCCTGGAACAGAATATCGGAGGCGGAAGGGACCCTAG
- the LOC127552069 gene encoding uncharacterized protein LOC127552069 isoform X8: MSEVEGTLEQRISEVEGTLEQRISEVEGILEQRILEVEGTLVQRMLEVEGTLVQRMLEVEGTLEQRILEVEGTLVQRISEVEETLVQRMSEVEGTLEQRISEVEGTLEQRISEVEGTLVQRILEVEGTLVQRMLEVEGTLVQRMLEVEGTLEQRILEVEGTLVQRISEVEGTLVQRISEVEGTLEQRISEVEGTLEQRISEVEGTLEQRMLEMEGTLVQRMLEVEGTLEQRILEVEGTLEQRMSEVEGTLEQRISEVEGTLEQRMLEMEGTLVQRMLEVEGTLEQRILEVEGTLVQRISEVEGTLVQRMSEVEGTLVQRISEVEGTLEQRISEVEGTLEQNIGGGRDPGTEYRRRKGP; encoded by the exons atgtcagaggtggaaGGGACCCTAGAACAGAGAATATCGGAGGTGGAAGGGACCCTAGAACAGAGAATATCGGAGGTGGAAGGGATCCTAGAACAGAGAATATtggaggtggaagggaccttagtacAGAGAATGTtggaggtggaagggaccttagtacAGAGAATGTtggaggtggaagggaccttagaacaaagaatattggaggtggaagggaccttagtacAGAGAATATCGGag GTGGAAGAGACCTTAGTacagagaatgtcagaggtggaagggaccctagaacagagaatatcggaggtggaagggaccctagaacagagaatatcggaggtggaagggaccttagtacAGAGAATATtggaggtggaagggaccttagtacAGAGAATGTtggaggtggaagggaccttagtacAGAGAATGTtggaggtggaagggaccttagaacaaagaatattggaggtggaagggaccttagtacAGAGAATATCGGag gtggaagggaccttagtacAGAGAATATCGGAGGTGGAAGGGACCCTGGAACAGAGAATATCGGAG gtggaagggaccctagaacagagaatatcggaggtggaagggaccttagaacagagaatgttggagatggaagggaccttagtacAGAGAATGTtggaggtggaagggaccttagaacaaagaatattgGAG GTGGAAGGGACcctagaacagagaatgtcagaggtgGAAGGGACCCTGGAACAGAGAATATCggaggtggaagggaccttagaacagagaatgttggagatggaagggaccttagtacAGAGAATGTtggaggtggaagggaccttagaacaaagaatattggaggtggaagggaccttagtacAGAGAATATCggaggtggaagggaccttagtacAGAGAATGTCGGAG gtggaagggaccttagtacAGAGAATATCGGag GTGGAAGGGACCCTGGAACAGAGAATATCGGAG GTGGAAGGGACCCTGGAACAGAATATCGGAGGTGGAAGGGACCCTGGAACAGAATATCGGAGGCGGAAGGGACCCTAG
- the LOC127552069 gene encoding uncharacterized protein LOC127552069 isoform X16, translated as MSEVEGTLEQRISEVEGTLVQRISEVEGTLEQRISEVEGTLEQRISEVEGTLVQRILEVEGTLVQRMLEVEGTLVQRMLEVEGTLEQRILEVEGTLVQRISEVEGTLVQRISEVEGTLEQRISEVEGTLEQRISEVEGTLEQRMLEMEGTLVQRMLEVEGTLEQRILEVEGTLEQRMSEVEGTLEQRISEVEGTLEQRMLEMEGTLVQRMLEVEGTLEQRILEVEGTLVQRISEVEGTLVQRMSEVEGTLEQRILEVEGTLEQRILEVEGTLVQRISEVEGTLVQRISEVEGTLEQRISEVEGTLEQRISEVEGTLEQNIGGGRDPGTEYRRRKGP; from the exons atgtcagaggtggaaGGGACCCTAGAACAGAGAATATCGGAG gtggaagggaccttagtacAGAGAATATCGGag gtggaagggaccctagaacagagaatatcggaggtggaagggaccctagaacagagaatatcggaggtggaagggaccttagtacAGAGAATATtggaggtggaagggaccttagtacAGAGAATGTtggaggtggaagggaccttagtacAGAGAATGTtggaggtggaagggaccttagaacaaagaatattggaggtggaagggaccttagtacAGAGAATATCGGag gtggaagggaccttagtacAGAGAATATCGGAGGTGGAAGGGACCCTGGAACAGAGAATATCGGAG gtggaagggaccctagaacagagaatatcggaggtggaagggaccttagaacagagaatgttggagatggaagggaccttagtacAGAGAATGTtggaggtggaagggaccttagaacaaagaatattgGAG GTGGAAGGGACcctagaacagagaatgtcagaggtgGAAGGGACCCTGGAACAGAGAATATCggaggtggaagggaccttagaacagagaatgttggagatggaagggaccttagtacAGAGAATGTtggaggtggaagggaccttagaacaaagaatattggaggtggaagggaccttagtacAGAGAATATCggaggtggaagggaccttagtacAGAGAATGTCGGAGGTGGAAGGGACCCTGGAACAGAGAATATtggaggtggaagggaccttagaacaaagaatattggaggtggaagggaccttagtacAGAGAATATCGGag gtggaagggaccttagtacAGAGAATATCGGAGGTGGAAGGGACCCTGGAACAGAGAATATCGGAGGTGGAAGGGACCCTGGAACAGAGAATATCGGAG GTGGAAGGGACCCTGGAACAGAATATCGGAGGTGGAAGGGACCCTGGAACAGAATATCGGAGGCGGAAGGGACCCTAG
- the LOC127552069 gene encoding uncharacterized protein LOC127552069 isoform X6, protein MSEVEGTLEQRISEVEGTLEQRISEVEGILEQRILEVEGTLVQRMLEVEGTLVQRMLEVEGTLEQRILEVEGTLVQRISEVEGTLEQRISEVEGTLVQRMLEVEGTLVQRMLEVEGTLEQRILEVEGTLVQRISEVEGTLVQRISEVEGTLEQRISEVEGTLEQRISEVEGTLEQRMLEMEGTLVQRMLEVEGTLEQRILEVEGTLEQRMSEVEGTLEQRISEVEGTLEQRMLEMEGTLVQRMLEVEGTLEQRILEVEGTLVQRISEVEGTLVQRMSEVEGTLEQRILEVEGTLEQRILEVEGTLVQRISEVEGTLVQRISEVEGTLEQRISEVEGTLEQRISEVEGTLEQNIGGGRDPGTEYRRRKGP, encoded by the exons atgtcagaggtggaaGGGACCCTAGAACAGAGAATATCGGAGGTGGAAGGGACCCTAGAACAGAGAATATCGGAGGTGGAAGGGATCCTAGAACAGAGAATATtggaggtggaagggaccttagtacAGAGAATGTtggaggtggaagggaccttagtacAGAGAATGTtggaggtggaagggaccttagaacaaagaatattggaggtggaagggaccttagtacAGAGAATATCGGag gtggaagggaccctagaacagagaatatcggag gtggaagggaccttagtacAGAGAATGTtggaggtggaagggaccttagtacAGAGAATGTtggaggtggaagggaccttagaacaaagaatattggaggtggaagggaccttagtacAGAGAATATCGGag gtggaagggaccttagtacAGAGAATATCGGAGGTGGAAGGGACCCTGGAACAGAGAATATCGGAG gtggaagggaccctagaacagagaatatcggaggtggaagggaccttagaacagagaatgttggagatggaagggaccttagtacAGAGAATGTtggaggtggaagggaccttagaacaaagaatattgGAG GTGGAAGGGACcctagaacagagaatgtcagaggtgGAAGGGACCCTGGAACAGAGAATATCggaggtggaagggaccttagaacagagaatgttggagatggaagggaccttagtacAGAGAATGTtggaggtggaagggaccttagaacaaagaatattggaggtggaagggaccttagtacAGAGAATATCggaggtggaagggaccttagtacAGAGAATGTCGGAGGTGGAAGGGACCCTGGAACAGAGAATATtggaggtggaagggaccttagaacaaagaatattggaggtggaagggaccttagtacAGAGAATATCGGag gtggaagggaccttagtacAGAGAATATCGGAGGTGGAAGGGACCCTGGAACAGAGAATATCGGAGGTGGAAGGGACCCTGGAACAGAGAATATCGGAG GTGGAAGGGACCCTGGAACAGAATATCGGAGGTGGAAGGGACCCTGGAACAGAATATCGGAGGCGGAAGGGACCCTAG
- the LOC127552069 gene encoding uncharacterized protein LOC127552069 isoform X26: MSEVEGTLEQRISEVEGTLEQRISEVEGILEQRILEVEGTLVQRMLEVEGTLVQRMLEVEGTLEQRILEVEGTLVQRISEVEGTLEQRILEVEGTLVQRISEVEGTLEQRISEVEGTLEQRMLEMEGTLVQRMLEVEGTLEQRILEVEGTLEQRMSEVEGTLEQRISEVEGTLEQRMLEMEGTLVQRMLEVEGTLEQRILEVEGTLVQRISEVEGTLVQRMSEVEGTLEQRILEVEGTLEQRILEVEGTLVQRISEVEGTLVQRISEVEGTLEQRISEVEGTLEQRISEVEGTLEQNIGGGRDPGTEYRRRKGP, from the exons atgtcagaggtggaaGGGACCCTAGAACAGAGAATATCGGAGGTGGAAGGGACCCTAGAACAGAGAATATCGGAGGTGGAAGGGATCCTAGAACAGAGAATATtggaggtggaagggaccttagtacAGAGAATGTtggaggtggaagggaccttagtacAGAGAATGTtggaggtggaagggaccttagaacaaagaatattggaggtggaagggaccttagtacAGAGAATATCGGag GTGGAAGGGACCCTAGAACAGAGAATATtggaggtggaagggaccttagtacAGAGAATATCGGAG gtggaagggaccctagaacagagaatatcggaggtggaagggaccttagaacagagaatgttggagatggaagggaccttagtacAGAGAATGTtggaggtggaagggaccttagaacaaagaatattgGAG GTGGAAGGGACcctagaacagagaatgtcagaggtgGAAGGGACCCTGGAACAGAGAATATCggaggtggaagggaccttagaacagagaatgttggagatggaagggaccttagtacAGAGAATGTtggaggtggaagggaccttagaacaaagaatattggaggtggaagggaccttagtacAGAGAATATCggaggtggaagggaccttagtacAGAGAATGTCGGAGGTGGAAGGGACCCTGGAACAGAGAATATtggaggtggaagggaccttagaacaaagaatattggaggtggaagggaccttagtacAGAGAATATCGGag gtggaagggaccttagtacAGAGAATATCGGAGGTGGAAGGGACCCTGGAACAGAGAATATCGGAGGTGGAAGGGACCCTGGAACAGAGAATATCGGAG GTGGAAGGGACCCTGGAACAGAATATCGGAGGTGGAAGGGACCCTGGAACAGAATATCGGAGGCGGAAGGGACCCTAG
- the LOC127552069 gene encoding uncharacterized protein LOC127552069 isoform X5, translating into MSEVEGTLEQRISEVEGTLEQRISEVEGILEQRILEVEGTLVQRMLEVEGTLVQRMLEVEGTLEQRILEVEGTLVQRISEVEETLVQRMSEVEGTLEQRISEVEGTLEQRISEVEGTLVQRILEVEGTLVQRMLEVEGTLVQRMLEVEGTLEQRILEVEGTLVQRISEVEGTLVQRISEVEGTLEQRISEVEGTLEQRISEVEGTLEQRMLEMEGTLVQRMLEVEGTLEQRILEVEGTLEQRMSEVEGTLEQRISEVEGTLEQRMLEMEGTLVQRMLEVEGTLEQRILEVEGTLVQRISEVEGTLVQRMSEVEGTLEQRILEVEGTLEQRILEVEGTLVQRISEVEGTLEQRISEVEGTLEQNIGGGRDPGTEYRRRKGP; encoded by the exons atgtcagaggtggaaGGGACCCTAGAACAGAGAATATCGGAGGTGGAAGGGACCCTAGAACAGAGAATATCGGAGGTGGAAGGGATCCTAGAACAGAGAATATtggaggtggaagggaccttagtacAGAGAATGTtggaggtggaagggaccttagtacAGAGAATGTtggaggtggaagggaccttagaacaaagaatattggaggtggaagggaccttagtacAGAGAATATCGGag GTGGAAGAGACCTTAGTacagagaatgtcagaggtggaagggaccctagaacagagaatatcggaggtggaagggaccctagaacagagaatatcggaggtggaagggaccttagtacAGAGAATATtggaggtggaagggaccttagtacAGAGAATGTtggaggtggaagggaccttagtacAGAGAATGTtggaggtggaagggaccttagaacaaagaatattggaggtggaagggaccttagtacAGAGAATATCGGag gtggaagggaccttagtacAGAGAATATCGGAGGTGGAAGGGACCCTGGAACAGAGAATATCGGAG gtggaagggaccctagaacagagaatatcggaggtggaagggaccttagaacagagaatgttggagatggaagggaccttagtacAGAGAATGTtggaggtggaagggaccttagaacaaagaatattgGAG GTGGAAGGGACcctagaacagagaatgtcagaggtgGAAGGGACCCTGGAACAGAGAATATCggaggtggaagggaccttagaacagagaatgttggagatggaagggaccttagtacAGAGAATGTtggaggtggaagggaccttagaacaaagaatattggaggtggaagggaccttagtacAGAGAATATCggaggtggaagggaccttagtacAGAGAATGTCGGAGGTGGAAGGGACCCTGGAACAGAGAATATtggaggtggaagggaccttagaacaaagaatattggaggtggaagggaccttagtacAGAGAATATCGGag GTGGAAGGGACCCTGGAACAGAGAATATCGGAG GTGGAAGGGACCCTGGAACAGAATATCGGAGGTGGAAGGGACCCTGGAACAGAATATCGGAGGCGGAAGGGACCCTAG
- the LOC127552069 gene encoding uncharacterized protein LOC127552069 isoform X37, whose product MSEVEGTLEQRISEVEGTLEQRISEVEGTLEQRISEVEGTLVQRMLEVEGTLEQRILEVEGTLVQRISEVEGTLVQRISEVEGTLEQRISEVEGTLEQRISEVEGTLEQRMLEMEGTLVQRMLEVEGTLEQRILEVEGTLEQRMSEVEGTLEQRISEVEGTLEQRMLEMEGTLVQRMLEVEGTLEQRILEVEGTLVQRISEVEGTLVQRMSEVEGTLEQRILEVEGTLEQRILEVEGTLVQRISEVEGTLVQRISEVEGTLEQRISEVEGTLEQRISEVEGTLEQNIGGGRDPGTEYRRRKGP is encoded by the exons atgtcagaggtggaaGGGACCCTAGAACAGAGAATATCGGAGGTGGAAGGGACCCTAGAACAGAGAATATCGGAG gtggaagggaccctagaacagagaatatcggag gtggaagggaccttagtacAGAGAATGTtggaggtggaagggaccttagaacaaagaatattggaggtggaagggaccttagtacAGAGAATATCGGag gtggaagggaccttagtacAGAGAATATCGGAGGTGGAAGGGACCCTGGAACAGAGAATATCGGAG gtggaagggaccctagaacagagaatatcggaggtggaagggaccttagaacagagaatgttggagatggaagggaccttagtacAGAGAATGTtggaggtggaagggaccttagaacaaagaatattgGAG GTGGAAGGGACcctagaacagagaatgtcagaggtgGAAGGGACCCTGGAACAGAGAATATCggaggtggaagggaccttagaacagagaatgttggagatggaagggaccttagtacAGAGAATGTtggaggtggaagggaccttagaacaaagaatattggaggtggaagggaccttagtacAGAGAATATCggaggtggaagggaccttagtacAGAGAATGTCGGAGGTGGAAGGGACCCTGGAACAGAGAATATtggaggtggaagggaccttagaacaaagaatattggaggtggaagggaccttagtacAGAGAATATCGGag gtggaagggaccttagtacAGAGAATATCGGAGGTGGAAGGGACCCTGGAACAGAGAATATCGGAGGTGGAAGGGACCCTGGAACAGAGAATATCGGAG GTGGAAGGGACCCTGGAACAGAATATCGGAGGTGGAAGGGACCCTGGAACAGAATATCGGAGGCGGAAGGGACCCTAG
- the LOC127552069 gene encoding uncharacterized protein LOC127552069 isoform X11, translated as MSEVEGTLEQRISEVEGTLEQRISEVEGTLEQRILEVEGTLEQRISEVEGTLEQRISEVEGTLVQRILEVEGTLVQRMLEVEGTLVQRMLEVEGTLEQRILEVEGTLVQRISEVEGTLVQRISEVEGTLEQRISEVEGTLEQRISEVEGTLEQRMLEMEGTLVQRMLEVEGTLEQRILEVEGTLEQRMSEVEGTLEQRISEVEGTLEQRMLEMEGTLVQRMLEVEGTLEQRILEVEGTLVQRISEVEGTLVQRMSEVEGTLEQRILEVEGTLEQRILEVEGTLVQRISEVEGTLVQRISEVEGTLEQRISEVEGTLEQRISEVEGTLEQNIGGGRDPGTEYRRRKGP; from the exons atgtcagaggtggaaGGGACCCTAGAACAGAGAATATCGGAGGTGGAAGGGACCCTAGAACAGAGAATATCGGAG GTGGAAGGGACCCTAGAACAGAGAATATTGGAG gtggaagggaccctagaacagagaatatcggaggtggaagggaccctagaacagagaatatcggaggtggaagggaccttagtacAGAGAATATtggaggtggaagggaccttagtacAGAGAATGTtggaggtggaagggaccttagtacAGAGAATGTtggaggtggaagggaccttagaacaaagaatattggaggtggaagggaccttagtacAGAGAATATCGGag gtggaagggaccttagtacAGAGAATATCGGAGGTGGAAGGGACCCTGGAACAGAGAATATCGGAG gtggaagggaccctagaacagagaatatcggaggtggaagggaccttagaacagagaatgttggagatggaagggaccttagtacAGAGAATGTtggaggtggaagggaccttagaacaaagaatattgGAG GTGGAAGGGACcctagaacagagaatgtcagaggtgGAAGGGACCCTGGAACAGAGAATATCggaggtggaagggaccttagaacagagaatgttggagatggaagggaccttagtacAGAGAATGTtggaggtggaagggaccttagaacaaagaatattggaggtggaagggaccttagtacAGAGAATATCggaggtggaagggaccttagtacAGAGAATGTCGGAGGTGGAAGGGACCCTGGAACAGAGAATATtggaggtggaagggaccttagaacaaagaatattggaggtggaagggaccttagtacAGAGAATATCGGag gtggaagggaccttagtacAGAGAATATCGGAGGTGGAAGGGACCCTGGAACAGAGAATATCGGAGGTGGAAGGGACCCTGGAACAGAGAATATCGGAG GTGGAAGGGACCCTGGAACAGAATATCGGAGGTGGAAGGGACCCTGGAACAGAATATCGGAGGCGGAAGGGACCCTAG